From Aspergillus chevalieri M1 DNA, chromosome 4, nearly complete sequence, a single genomic window includes:
- a CDS encoding uncharacterized protein (COG:B,K;~EggNog:ENOG410PKX1;~InterPro:IPR011257,IPR003265;~PFAM:PF00730;~go_function: GO:0003824 - catalytic activity [Evidence IEA];~go_process: GO:0006281 - DNA repair [Evidence IEA];~go_process: GO:0006284 - base-excision repair [Evidence IEA]): MPQPVKLSRSKIPKISPYFSNPLIEPESCLPFPPIDAPSFGLIQEQLAHDPFRLLIATIFLNRTRGGVAIPILFQVLSRYPTVEAMAAAELSELVSIMHSLGFQNQRAKKCISLAQTWLANCPAKEKRYRKLHYPRKLDGRDINQDECIDDNDSRVAWEIAHLPGVGAYSLDSWRIFCRDELRGLARDWNGTGAQTSDFIPEWKTVLPHDKELRAYLTWMWLKEGWVWDRETGERTRASEKMMRAARRGGVAHEEEGNWVLEMSPVKKVANGLT; this comes from the coding sequence ATGCCTCAGCCTGTTAAACTGTCGCGCTCCAAAATCCCCAAGATATCGCCTTACTTCTCGAATCCTCTTATTGAACCTGAGTCGTGTCTTCCATTTCCGCCAATTGATGCTCCCTCGTTTGGTCTGATCCAGGAGCAGCTCGCCCATGATCCATTTCGACTACTCATTGCTACTATTTTCCTGAACCGAACCAGAGGCGGAGTTGCTATTCCGATTCTTTTTCAAGTTCTCAGTCGGTACCCTACAGTGGAAGCTATGGCCGCGGCAGAGCTATCTGAACTGGTATCTATAATGCATAGCCTGGGTTTTCAGAATCAACGTGCAAAGAAATGTATCAGTCTAGCACAGACATGGCTTGCTAATTGCCCCGCTAAAGAAAAACGATATCGCAAACTCCACTACCCCCGCAAACTGGACGGAAGAGACATTAACCAGGACGAGTGCATTGACGACAATGATTCCCGAGTAGCCTGGGAAATTGCACACCTTCCTGGCGTGGGCGCTTACTCTTTGGATAGCTGGCGGATCTTCTGCCGGGACGAACTACGAGGGCTTGCGCGGGACTGGAACGGAACAGGCGCACAGACATCGGACTTTATACCGGAATGGAAAACAGTTCTACCCCACGACAAGGAATTGCGCGCATATTTGACCTGGATGTGGCTCAAGGAGGGATGGGTCTGGGACCGGGAGACGGGGGAGAGAACGAGGGCGAGTGAGAAGATGATGCGAGCGGCGCGGAGAGGAGGGGTGGCgcatgaggaggaggggaatTGGGTATTGGAGATGTCACCGGTGAAGAAGGTCGCTAATGGGCTGACATGA
- a CDS encoding uncharacterized protein (COG:S;~EggNog:ENOG410PFEA), which produces MSSPLHIMLPLRLNERDRDRNRHRNHRTSSSSSSQSTHRHHKHRSSYGSTRSSTKDPEREYSTAQPSTPSTSPTSPTSSRRFSMPAVDDPAASFLESRTSLPYPNFSKAHSKEFVGNPDPPTPDPTDLTETQQKEDRHHTENGNGNNNHHAPPSPPLTGLDQHSRKGSSVGDKQEKKEESTERPKAKIRIRTGSNRSSSSLRSKEEEGKSTRTMRPETPKSKMSGSHERDTPSRTASHKPSRSKVTEETTLPKRASTHRDVRSPPRSPAAAGSANGSDATIGPQYRSSGSRRVKTPEKPPSRTQNRSSTSSPYQHRHHNNSGYRTPADAAYDHGRPSTTNSSFGAPPPPPPPPEVPASIPRVDYLLQNGGLDRHTHKTLLLGSHYPDIAPPPSYQPHIAAHRIFEPFSSLLDEYQNVMTKNGSLAVATGYRSVARRLLDRLEAVFARDISCESCSCLMCENEDMTEPHPGVSWGEVLELVSGRKELPTWPPFMMAPSVVDTGASGEEHIPMQKMDIDIPEEYREHYVRQSRKTKLAVDKWLSEQAGQATSAPDAVDDDTLTFAMLTHLGSEQRPLFCSLLGISAISPAPSAVGGPSRSRPHALISSASAIQRLYRLSSLPRDPETAIYMLNNPGIHHVLATLSAISDDEWDILISGRFDGFLRSGAEDAIPPVSGSTPRWGSRSNTPFSASRGPTPGMDRPVSQPYSMASNPASFGGPITIDEEMEIAALAEVEREIYLGMEALEDAFEALHCKAETVRRTLRERGAGLSVANQNRRGSYVEARMGTPSAVGNGFDSGPEDEFLDDGISLAPDDSASNISSNRRRRPKRRTERRTPAPVEEEDEGEEEPHISRRDRERGSRRR; this is translated from the coding sequence ATGTCGAGCCCACTACACATCATGCTACCATTGAGACTAAATGAACGTGATCGCGATAGGAACCGCCATAGAAATCATCGAACCTCCTCTAGCTCTTCGTCCCAATCCACACATCGTCATCACAAACACCGTTCGTCCTACGGTTCCACCCGTTCGTCAACCAAGGATCCAGAACGGGAATATTCCACGGCTCAACCCTCCACACCGTCTActtctccaacttctccCACCAGTTCACGCAGATTCTCGATGCCGGCCGTCGACGATCCAGCGGCCTCGTTTCTCGAGTCGAGGACGAGTTTGCCGTACCCAAACTTCTCCAAAGCCCATAGCAAGGAATTCGTTGGAAATCCTGACCCTCCCACGCCCGACCCGACCGATTTGACAGAGACACAGCAGAAGGAGGATCGCCATCACACGGAGAACGGCAACGGCAATAACAATCATCATGCACCTCCCAGCCCTCCATTGACAGGCCTGGATCAGCACTCGCGGAAAGGAAGCTCCGTGGGTGACAagcaggagaagaaagaggagagcACAGAAAGACCCAAGGCCAAGATCCGTATCCGAACCGGGTCGAATCGATCGTCGTCGAGCCTGCGctcaaaagaagaagagggcaaATCAACCAGAACGATGCGACCGGAGACTCCGAAATCTAAGATGTCTGGCAGTCATGAAAGAGACACGCCTTCTAGGACGGCCAGCCATAAACCATCCAGATCTAAGGTTACGGAAGAAACTACGTTGCCCAAACGGGCGTCTACTCATAGGGATGTTAGATCCCCGCCTCGATCGCCAGCGGCAGCTGGGTCCGCCAACGGCTCAGATGCTACCATCGGGCCGCAGTATAGGTCCAGCGGTTCTCGGAGAGTGAAGACGCCAGAGAAGCCACCGTCTCGGACTCAGAATCGGTCTTCGACGTCGTCGCCCTATCAACACCGCCATCACAACAATTCTGGCTACCGTACCCCGGCCGATGCTGCGTACGACCATGGACGACCTTCTACCACTAATTCCAGCTTTGGTGCTCCTCCCCCACCTCCCCCGCCGCCGGAGGTGCCTGCCTCCATCCCAAGAGTGGACTATCTGCTTCAGAACGGTGGATTGGATCGTCATACTCACAAAACCCTCCTACTCGGATCGCACTACCCGGATATCGCACCCCCTCCATCATACCAACCGCATATCGCAGCACACAGAATTTTTGAGCCATTTAGCAGCCTCTTGGATGAGTACCAGAATGTCATGACCAAGAATGGATCGCTTGCTGTGGCAACTGGATATCGATCGGTCGCCCGTCGCTTGCTGGACCGTCTGGAGGCCGTCTTTGCCCGTGATATCTCGTGTGAatcgtgcagttgcttgatGTGTGAAAATGAAGATATGACGGAGCCCCATCCGGGCGTCAGTTGGGGAGAAGTTTTGGAGCTGGTCTCGGGCCGCAAGGAGCTCCCTACGTGGCCACCATTTATGATGGCGCCGTCTGTCGTCGATACTGGAGCTTCAGGCGAAGAGCACATTCCCATGCAGAAGATGGATATTGACATTCCGGAAGAATATCGTGAACATTATGTTCGGCAGTCTCGCAAGACCAAGCTGGCCGTCGACAAGTGGCTCAGTGAGCAGGCGGGACAAGCTACCAGTGCACCCGATGCTGTGGACGATGATACACTGACGTTTGCAATGTTGACGCACCTGGGTTCTGAGCAGCGTCCGCTCTTCTGTTCGCTCCTGGGAATCTCAGCCATCTCGCCAGCCCCCAGTGCCGTTGGTGGACCATCTCGCTCGCGACCGCACGCCCTGATCTCGTCTGCGTCCGCGATTCAGCGACTATACCGGCTTTCATCTCTTCCGCGTGACCCTGAGACGGCCATCTACATGCTCAATAACCCAGGCATTCACCACGTTTTGGCAACACTTTCCGCTATCAGTGACGATGAATGGGACATCTTGATCTCTGGCCGATTTGATGGCTTTCTCCGGAGCGGCGCAGAAGACGCGATTCCGCCTGTCTCTGGATCTACTCCGCGTTGGGGAAGTCGCTCAAACACGCCCTTCAGTGCGTCTCGGGGCCCGACTCCTGGTATGGACAGACCAGTGAGTCAGCCGTACAGCATGGCTTCTAACCCTGCTTCATTTGGCGGACCCATCACTATAGACGAGGAGATGGAAATTGCTGCCTTGGCTGAGGTGGAACGTGAAATCTATCTTGGAATGGAAGCTCTCGAAGATGCGTTTGAAGCTCTTCACTGTAAAGCGGAGACTGTTCGACGGACGCTACGGGAACGAGGAGCCGGTCTGTCTGTCGCCAACCAAAACCGTCGTGGATCCTACGTCGAAGCTCGCATGGGTACGCCTTCCGCAGTGGGCAACGGATTCGATAGCGGACCGGAGGATGAATTCCTGGATGATGGCATCTCGCTTGCACCGGATGATTCAGCAAGTAACATCAGTTCGAACCGACGACGCCGGCCTAAACGCCGTACCGAGCGACGTACTCCTGCCCCtgtggaggaagaagatgaggGTGAAGAGGAGCCGCACATCAGTCGGCGAGACCGAGAACGAGGATCGCGGAGGAGATGA
- the gmdA gene encoding putative general amidase GmdA (COG:I,J,T;~EggNog:ENOG410PFMP;~InterPro:IPR023631,IPR036928,IPR020556;~PFAM:PF01425), translating into MTEPWQQQAENKRRAILESIPQKWHLPPDSIPTADEQPDITGSYLHRFLERKEVEITECDATVIVQKTTSGEWSAVEVTEVFCHRAALAHQYVNCLHEFFPEVALEDARRLDTYFTTHKKPTGPLHGLPISLKDQFQIKNISATMGYISHIDQPSITESELVLLLRSLGAVLYCKTSVPTGLMSGETANNIIGYTWNPRNRHLSSGGSSGGEGALLALKGSPLGFGTDIGGSIRVPAAFNGIYGLRTSVGRIPYEGAKNSMDGQNTVLSVIGPMARSVGAVRLAMKSVLGMEPWVSDPGSLPIPWRGEVEERIKGLLCGGGEGKGKMAFGMFEHDGIMRPHPPVLRAVRLVREVLVKLGHEVIDWNPPSHAKGCSLAYDAYTLDAGHDISTQISASGEPPVTQLSWILNLPSKSQRTASEIFALNVARRRWKKAYMDYWNSTANQTSAGRPVDALICPTTIMAAALPGKHVHPGSTMFVNVLDCSTVTLPVTHVDREVDAVEAEGYDVRDYEGAPVGLQLIGRQYEEEKILVLAEYIGAALRGVDVARGDW; encoded by the exons ATGACAGAGCCCTGGCAGCAACAAGCAGAGAACAAACGCCGCGCCATTCTTGAATCAATCCCACAGAAATGGCATCTTCCACCAGACTCAATCCCCACCGCAGACGAGCAGCCTGATATTACCGGCTCGTATCTCcatcgattcctggagcgAAAAGAGGTTGAGATTACCGAGTGTGATGCAACAGTGATTGTCCAGAAAACGACGTCCGGGGAGTGGTCTGCGGTGGAAGTCACTGAGGTTTTCTGTCACCGGGCTGCATTGGCGCATCAATAT GTCAACTGTCTCCATGAATTTTTCCCAGAAGTAGCCCTAGAAGACGCACGCCGTCTCGACACCTACTTCACAACCCACAAAAAACCCACCGGCCCCCTTCACGGCCTCCCCATCAGCCTAAAAGACCAATTCCAAATAAAAAACATCTCAGCAACAATGGGCTACATAAGCCACATCGATCAACCCTCCATCACCGAAAGCGAACTagtcctcctcctccgctcCCTCGGCGCAGTCCTCTATTGCAAAACCAGCGTCCCCACAGGCCTGATGTCCGGTGAAACAGCCAACAACATTATTGGATATACCTGGAACCCCCGAAACAGACATTTATCGTCTGGTGGTAGTTCCGGTGGTGAGGGCGCATTGCTTGCACTTAAGGGCTCGCCGTTGGGTTTTGGAACGGACATTGGGGGTAGTATTCGGGTTCCTGCTGCTTTTAATGGAATTTATGGGCTGAGGACTTCTGTGGGGAGGATTCCATATGAGGGGGCGAAGAATTCGATGGATGGGCAGAATACGGTGCTTTCTGTTATTGGGCCTATGGCGAGGAGTGTTGGGGCGGTTAGGCTTGCGATGAAGAGTGTATTGGGGATGGAGCCGTGGGTGAGTGATCCGGGTAGTTTGCCGATTCCGTGGAGgggggaggttgaggagaggATTAAGGGGTTGCTTTGTGGAGGTGGggaggggaaggggaagatgGCGTTTGGGATGTTTGAGCATGATGGAATTATGAGGCCGCATCCGCCGGTGTTGAGAGCTGTTAGGCTGGTTAGGGAAGTTCTTGTTAAGCTTGGACATGAG GTTATCGACTGGAACCCCCCGTCCCACGCTAAAGGATGTTCCCTTGCG TACGACGCCTACACCCTCGACGCCGGCCACGACATTAGCACCCAAATATCCGCCTCCGGGGAACCCCCAGTCACCCAACTGTCCTGgatcctcaacctccccaGCAAAAGCCAGAGAACCGCCTCCGAGATCTTCGCGCTAAACGTCGCAAGACGCCGTTGGAAGAAGGCCTACATGGATTACTGGAACAGCACTGCTAACCAAACCAGCGCGGGGAGACCGGTTGATGCACTTATCTGTCCAACGACGATTATGGCGGCTGCGTTGCCGGGGAAGCATGTGCATCCGGGGTCTACAATGTTTGTGAATGTGCTAGATTGTTCGACTGTTACTTTGCCGGTTACGCATGTGGACCGGGAGGTTGATGCGGTGGAAGCTGAGGGGT ATGATGTTCGGGACTATGAAGGCGCACCTGTTGGGTTGCAGTTGATTGGACGGCAGtacgaggaggagaagattcTTGTGCTTGCTGAGTATATTGGGGCTGCTTTACGGGGCGTGGATGTTGCCCGTGGAGATTGGTAG